The Gymnogyps californianus isolate 813 chromosome 5, ASM1813914v2, whole genome shotgun sequence genome contains a region encoding:
- the PROX2 gene encoding LOW QUALITY PROTEIN: prospero homeobox protein 2 (The sequence of the model RefSeq protein was modified relative to this genomic sequence to represent the inferred CDS: inserted 1 base in 1 codon), translating into MIPSQLRVSSPGSRQEEETMDGRTGSKQDRDRATSGHGQGLKSEPCFQTDSLLPSPSASLISQLLSHPMVGRSLDPTILFPSSQAVALPQDYECGASPGEGAQALDFPRTRAPAPVPCAGDRDQLSDQHLRDQLSDQHLRAKRARVESIIQGMSLPPNPQAFGTSLEAAFGHERERGGEMLRESKRKPRVPQQGAGAAGRVAPTGGSPHAEGCQQLKEQLCFLEQQLRWLQEKFSQVCDSGDAAQTQEGAEKVHPPPGKPGDRLDKDSATATSDPCKAPLWRSVLEVHRPEDDEDGGDTGGLPSAARVLSQALKHELAGVTSQVVDSVLKTVWPKAASHLLQQHRSLPVPGPDARREYFAAGKCRKPLAKPSPMNAPGSLGSPQAEALSGALGKSPGSHAGSFSSKRVRKPSQVPSMGYSLGSATPVEDSQLLSQLLGYGQHSLWSSSSCGSPSAPERGPLEPLDLHWGTVKLRSSFVRQQQHPLPLSPADMESLALLPAARDGXGELQAAMDAAPFASTHIQEALTPGHLKKAKLMFFFTRYPSSTLLKTYFLDVQFSRCITSQLIKWFSNFREFYYIQVEKFARQALLEGVMDAGTLRVSRDSELFRALNMHYNKGNDFEVPGRFLEVASLTLREFFSAIRAGKDADPSWKKPIYKIISKLDSDIPEGFKAAGCSQELLRS; encoded by the exons ATGATCCCCAGCCAGCTGAGGGTCAGCTCTCCAGGATCCAGGCAGGAAGAAGAGACGATGGATGGCAGGACTGGCTCTAAGCAGGACAGAGACCGTGCCACTTCAGGGCACGGCCAGGGGCTGAAGTCGGAGCCCTGTTTCCAGACCGACTCTCTCTTGCCTTCACCCAGTGCGTCCCTGATATCACAGCTCCTCAGCCACCCGATGGTTGGCAGGAGCCTGGATCCCACtatccttttcccttcctctcagGCAGTAGCCCTGCCTCAGGACTACGAGTGTGGTGCATCTCCTGGAGAAGGAGCGCAAGCCCTGGATTTCCCCAGGACCCGTGCCCCAGCTCCCGTGCCCTGTGCTGGCGACAGGGACCAGCTCTCTGACCAGCACCTACGGGACCAGCTCTCCGACCAGCACCTACGAGCCAAGCGGGCCAGGGTGGAGAGCATCATCCAAGGCATGAGCCTCCCACCAAACCCTCAGGCATTTGGCACCAGCCTGGAGGCAGCTTTTGGGCACGAGAGGGAGAGGGGCGGTGAGATGCTCCGGGAGAGCAAGAGGAAGCCGAGGGTGCCCCAGCAGGGTGCAGGGGCGGCTGGGCGAGTCGCCCCCACGGGGGGCAGCCCCCATGCCgagggctgccagcagctgaaggagcagctctgctttttagagcagcagctgaggtgGCTACAGGAGAAGTTCTCCCAGGTCTGTGACTCTGGGGATGCTGCCCAAACCCAGGAAGGTGCTGAGAAAGTGCATCCACCGCCTGGAAAGCCTGGAGACAGACTGGACAAGGACAGTGCCACTGCCACCAGTGACCCATGCAAAGCACCTCTCTGGAGGAGTGTCCTGGAGGTGCACAGGCCAGAGGACGACGAGGACGGAGGCGACACAGGTGGCCTGCCCTCGGCAGCGAGGGTCCTCTCGCAGGCACTGAAGCACGAGCTGGCCGGGGTGACGTCCCAGGTGGTGGACTCTGTCCTGAAGACTGTCTGGCCGAAGGCAGCCAgccacctcctgcagcagcaccgcAGCCTCCCAGTGCCGGGGCCAGATGCCAGGAGAGAGTATTTTGCTGCTGGGAAATGCAGAAAGCCACTTGCTAAGCCATCTCCCATGAATGCACCGGGCTCACTGGGGTCACCCCAGGCTGAGGCCCTGTCAGGAGCTTTGGGGAAGAGCCCGGGCTCTCATGCTGGCTCCTTCAGTTCAAAGAGGGTCAGAAAACCCTCTCAGGTACCCAGCATGGGTTATTCGCTGGGCTCTGCCACCCCCGTCGAGGACAGCCAGCTGCTGAGCCAGCTGCTGGGCTACGGCCAGCACAGcctctggagcagcagctcttgTGGGAGTCCCTCTGCTCCAGAGAGGGGTCCTCTGGAGCCCCTCGACTTGCACTGGGGAACCGTCAAACTGAGGTCGTCATTTGtgagacagcagcagcacccccTGCCCCTGAGCCCTGCCGACATGGAGAGCCTGGCGCTGCTGCCGGCTGCCAGGGATG GTGGGGAGCTTCAGGCTGCGATGGACGCGGCGCCCTTCGCCTCCACCCATATA CAGGAGGCGCTGACCCCTGGCCACCTGAAGAAGGCCaagctgatgtttttcttcaccCGCTACCCCAGCTCCACTCTGCTGAAGACCTACTTCCTCGATGTGCAG TTCAGCCGCTGCATCACCTCCCAGCTCATCAAGTGGTTCAGCAACTTCCGCGAGTTTTACTACATCCAGGTGGAGAAGTTTGCCCGGCAGGCCCTGCTGGAGGGCGTCATGGATGCTGGCACCCTCCGGGTCTCCCGGGACTCGGAGCTTTTCCGTGCCCTCAACATGCACTATAACAAGGGGAACGACTTTgag GTGCCGGGGCGGTTCCTGGAGGTGGCCAGCCTGACGCTGCGGGAGTTCTTCAGTGCCATCAGGGCAGGCAAGGACGCCGACCCCTCCTGGAAGAAACCCATTTACAAAATCATTTCCAAATTGGACAGTGACATCCCAGAAGGGTTCAAAGCCGCCGGCTGTTCCCAGGAACTGCTCCGCAGCTGA